A stretch of Oncorhynchus gorbuscha isolate QuinsamMale2020 ecotype Even-year linkage group LG24, OgorEven_v1.0, whole genome shotgun sequence DNA encodes these proteins:
- the sesn2 gene encoding sestrin-2 isoform X2 — MEEVALEPPTDALCECNGGRTTNSEDPRPKSRHHQPEFGPNPSNFSRLCSRDDAERAEALEELTQSVMSRLGLDRPGSARLDKHTLLQLLRVSRSCPLQEVRERAAELLRTAQEQGVEIPQALASGPSAFIPAQVILDEGPDQEVLIEAFLSLGRFDHITMVMALHPTYLSCFLRTQHALLELDGPLPRPWRHYIVVMAAARHQCSYLVQQHSAGFLEAGGEESWLEGLQHTHPKIRCLHTLNKLLAHRPWLITQQHIQELVCPGADDRWSLAELIHAVVLMTHSHSLSSFVWGCGLHPEPDHIGGHAFCTPSPSNNMPQSPHSPAPEDGKPEDGVTEVEALMKRMVELQQQVEECSQEEMITRFERERSESIPTAVVRGAPSDLVLRLVEDPEFIYEDFSIRGEQSPPTMRAQDYSWEDHGFSLVNRLLPDMGQLLEEKFQVVCSLTYNRMAMHKDVDTHTLRKALWNYIHCLYGIRYDDYDYGEVNVLLERGLKMFVKTVACHPEQTTDRIYSAYWRLFRHSEKVHVNLLLMEARLQAALLYTLRAVTRYMT, encoded by the exons ATGGAAGAGGTGGCGCTAGAACCACCGACGGACGCGCTCTGTGAATGTAATGGAGGTAGAACCACCAACTCCGAAGATCCCAGACCTAAAAGCCGACATCATCAACCCGAATTCGGGCCGAACCCGAGTAACTTTTCTCGGCTGTGCAGCAGGGACGATGCGGAGAGGGCAGAGGCGCTGGAAGAACTGACCCAGAGCGTCATGTCCCGGTTGGGTCTGGACCGACCCGGTTCTGCTCGTCTCGATAAACACACTCTCCTGCAGCTGCTGCGGGTCTCCCGGTCCTGCCCCTTACAGGAGGTCCGCGAGAGGGCAGCGGAACTACTGCGGACTGCACAG gagCAAGGTGTTGAGATTCCTCAGGCTTTGGCCTCCGGTCCTAGTGCCTTCATCCCTGCACAAGTG ATTTTGGATGAGGGACCAGATCAGGAAGTTCTGATAGAAGCCTTCCTCTCATTGGGTCGTTTTGACCACATCACCATGGTGATGGCCCTTCACCCCACCTACCTCAGCTGCTTCCTGCGTACCCAGCATGCTTTGCTGGAGCTGGATGGCCCACTACCCCGCCCCTGGAGGCACTACATCGTTGTCATG gctGCAGCTCGTCACCAGTGTTCCTACCTTGTCCAACAGCATAGTGCAGGGTTCCTGGAGGCGGGCGGGGAGGAGAGCTGGCTGGAGgggctacaacacacacaccccaaaatACGCTGCCTACACACACTTAACAAGCTGCTGGCACACAGACCCTGGCTCATCACACAACAGCACAtacag GAGTTGGTGTGTCCTGGGGCGGATGATCGTTGGTCATTGGCTGAGCTGATCCACGCAGTTGTTCTGATGACTCACTCTCATTCGCTGTCCTCCTTCGTTTGGGGGTGTGGCCTACACCCTGAGCCCGACCACATAGGAGGCCACGCCTTCTGCACACCATCACCATCCAATAACATGCCACAAAGCCCTCACAGTCCCGCCCCCGAGGACGGCAAGCCAGAG gatggagTGACGGAGGTGGAGGCATTGATGAAGAGGATGGTGGAGTTACAACAGCAGGTGGAGGAGTGTAGTCAGGAAGAGATGATCACTCGctttgagagggagaggagcgagaGCATACCTACTG cagtggtACGGGGAGCCCCCTCTGACTTGGTGTTGAGGTTAGTGGAGGATCCAGAGTTCATCTATGAAGACTTCTCCATCCGAGGAGAACAGTCACCTCCTACCATGAgagcacag gactACTCATGGGAAGACCATGGATTCTCCCTAGTGAACAGACTGTTACCAGACATGGGCCAATTACTGGAGGAGAAGTTCCAG GTTGTGTGTAGTCTAACCTACAACAGGATGGCGATGCATAAggatgtggacacacacacactccgcaaGGCTCTCTGGAACTACATACACTGCCTCTACGGAATAcg gtacgaTGACTACGACTACGGAGAGGTGAATGTGTTGTTGGAGCGAGGCCTCAAGATGTTTGTGAAAACAGTAGCGTGTCATCCAGAACAGACTACAGATAGGATCTACTCTGCCTACTGGAGACTCTTCAGACACTCTGAGAAG gTCCATGTCAACCTGCTGCTGATGGAGGCTCGACTACAGGCTgctctactatacacactacgg GCTGTCACACGCTACATGACATGA
- the sesn2 gene encoding sestrin-2 isoform X1 has translation MEEVALEPPTDALCECNGGRTTNSEDPRPKSRHHQPEFGPNPSNFSRLCSRDDAERAEALEELTQSVMSRLGLDRPGSARLDKHTLLQLLRVSRSCPLQEVRERAAELLRTAQEQGVEIPQALASGPSAFIPAQVILDEGPDQEVLIEAFLSLGRFDHITMVMALHPTYLSCFLRTQHALLELDGPLPRPWRHYIVVMAAARHQCSYLVQQHSAGFLEAGGEESWLEGLQHTHPKIRCLHTLNKLLAHRPWLITQQHIQELVCPGADDRWSLAELIHAVVLMTHSHSLSSFVWGCGLHPEPDHIGGHAFCTPSPSNNMPQSPHSPAPEDGKPEDGVTEVEALMKRMVELQQQVEECSQEEMITRFERERSESIPTAVVRGAPSDLVLRLVEDPEFIYEDFSIRGEQSPPTMRAQDYSWEDHGFSLVNRLLPDMGQLLEEKFQVVCSLTYNRMAMHKDVDTHTLRKALWNYIHCLYGIRYDDYDYGEVNVLLERGLKMFVKTVACHPEQTTDRIYSAYWRLFRHSEKVHVNLLLMEARLQAALLYTLRAVTRYMT, from the exons ATGGAAGAGGTGGCGCTAGAACCACCGACGGACGCGCTCTGTGAATGTAATGGAGGTAGAACCACCAACTCCGAAGATCCCAGACCTAAAAGCCGACATCATCAACCCGAATTCGGGCCGAACCCGAGTAACTTTTCTCGGCTGTGCAGCAGGGACGATGCGGAGAGGGCAGAGGCGCTGGAAGAACTGACCCAGAGCGTCATGTCCCGGTTGGGTCTGGACCGACCCGGTTCTGCTCGTCTCGATAAACACACTCTCCTGCAGCTGCTGCGGGTCTCCCGGTCCTGCCCCTTACAGGAGGTCCGCGAGAGGGCAGCGGAACTACTGCGGACTGCACAG gagCAAGGTGTTGAGATTCCTCAGGCTTTGGCCTCCGGTCCTAGTGCCTTCATCCCTGCACAAGTG ATTTTGGATGAGGGACCAGATCAGGAAGTTCTGATAGAAGCCTTCCTCTCATTGGGTCGTTTTGACCACATCACCATGGTGATGGCCCTTCACCCCACCTACCTCAGCTGCTTCCTGCGTACCCAGCATGCTTTGCTGGAGCTGGATGGCCCACTACCCCGCCCCTGGAGGCACTACATCGTTGTCATG gctGCAGCTCGTCACCAGTGTTCCTACCTTGTCCAACAGCATAGTGCAGGGTTCCTGGAGGCGGGCGGGGAGGAGAGCTGGCTGGAGgggctacaacacacacaccccaaaatACGCTGCCTACACACACTTAACAAGCTGCTGGCACACAGACCCTGGCTCATCACACAACAGCACAtacag GAGTTGGTGTGTCCTGGGGCGGATGATCGTTGGTCATTGGCTGAGCTGATCCACGCAGTTGTTCTGATGACTCACTCTCATTCGCTGTCCTCCTTCGTTTGGGGGTGTGGCCTACACCCTGAGCCCGACCACATAGGAGGCCACGCCTTCTGCACACCATCACCATCCAATAACATGCCACAAAGCCCTCACAGTCCCGCCCCCGAGGACGGCAAGCCAGAG gatggagTGACGGAGGTGGAGGCATTGATGAAGAGGATGGTGGAGTTACAACAGCAGGTGGAGGAGTGTAGTCAGGAAGAGATGATCACTCGctttgagagggagaggagcgagaGCATACCTACTG cagtggtACGGGGAGCCCCCTCTGACTTGGTGTTGAGGTTAGTGGAGGATCCAGAGTTCATCTATGAAGACTTCTCCATCCGAGGAGAACAGTCACCTCCTACCATGAgagcacag gactACTCATGGGAAGACCATGGATTCTCCCTAGTGAACAGACTGTTACCAGACATGGGCCAATTACTGGAGGAGAAGTTCCAG GTTGTGTGTAGTCTAACCTACAACAGGATGGCGATGCATAAggatgtggacacacacacactccgcaaGGCTCTCTGGAACTACATACACTGCCTCTACGGAATAcg gtacgaTGACTACGACTACGGAGAGGTGAATGTGTTGTTGGAGCGAGGCCTCAAGATGTTTGTGAAAACAGTAGCGTGTCATCCAGAACAGACTACAGATAGGATCTACTCTGCCTACTGGAGACTCTTCAGACACTCTGAGAAG gTCCATGTCAACCTGCTGCTGATGGAGGCTCGACTACAGGCTgctctactatacacactacgggCTGTCACACGCTACATGACATGA
- the sesn2 gene encoding sestrin-2 isoform X3, which translates to MMEQGVEIPQALASGPSAFIPAQVILDEGPDQEVLIEAFLSLGRFDHITMVMALHPTYLSCFLRTQHALLELDGPLPRPWRHYIVVMAAARHQCSYLVQQHSAGFLEAGGEESWLEGLQHTHPKIRCLHTLNKLLAHRPWLITQQHIQELVCPGADDRWSLAELIHAVVLMTHSHSLSSFVWGCGLHPEPDHIGGHAFCTPSPSNNMPQSPHSPAPEDGKPEDGVTEVEALMKRMVELQQQVEECSQEEMITRFERERSESIPTAVVRGAPSDLVLRLVEDPEFIYEDFSIRGEQSPPTMRAQDYSWEDHGFSLVNRLLPDMGQLLEEKFQVVCSLTYNRMAMHKDVDTHTLRKALWNYIHCLYGIRYDDYDYGEVNVLLERGLKMFVKTVACHPEQTTDRIYSAYWRLFRHSEKVHVNLLLMEARLQAALLYTLRAVTRYMT; encoded by the exons ATGATG gagCAAGGTGTTGAGATTCCTCAGGCTTTGGCCTCCGGTCCTAGTGCCTTCATCCCTGCACAAGTG ATTTTGGATGAGGGACCAGATCAGGAAGTTCTGATAGAAGCCTTCCTCTCATTGGGTCGTTTTGACCACATCACCATGGTGATGGCCCTTCACCCCACCTACCTCAGCTGCTTCCTGCGTACCCAGCATGCTTTGCTGGAGCTGGATGGCCCACTACCCCGCCCCTGGAGGCACTACATCGTTGTCATG gctGCAGCTCGTCACCAGTGTTCCTACCTTGTCCAACAGCATAGTGCAGGGTTCCTGGAGGCGGGCGGGGAGGAGAGCTGGCTGGAGgggctacaacacacacaccccaaaatACGCTGCCTACACACACTTAACAAGCTGCTGGCACACAGACCCTGGCTCATCACACAACAGCACAtacag GAGTTGGTGTGTCCTGGGGCGGATGATCGTTGGTCATTGGCTGAGCTGATCCACGCAGTTGTTCTGATGACTCACTCTCATTCGCTGTCCTCCTTCGTTTGGGGGTGTGGCCTACACCCTGAGCCCGACCACATAGGAGGCCACGCCTTCTGCACACCATCACCATCCAATAACATGCCACAAAGCCCTCACAGTCCCGCCCCCGAGGACGGCAAGCCAGAG gatggagTGACGGAGGTGGAGGCATTGATGAAGAGGATGGTGGAGTTACAACAGCAGGTGGAGGAGTGTAGTCAGGAAGAGATGATCACTCGctttgagagggagaggagcgagaGCATACCTACTG cagtggtACGGGGAGCCCCCTCTGACTTGGTGTTGAGGTTAGTGGAGGATCCAGAGTTCATCTATGAAGACTTCTCCATCCGAGGAGAACAGTCACCTCCTACCATGAgagcacag gactACTCATGGGAAGACCATGGATTCTCCCTAGTGAACAGACTGTTACCAGACATGGGCCAATTACTGGAGGAGAAGTTCCAG GTTGTGTGTAGTCTAACCTACAACAGGATGGCGATGCATAAggatgtggacacacacacactccgcaaGGCTCTCTGGAACTACATACACTGCCTCTACGGAATAcg gtacgaTGACTACGACTACGGAGAGGTGAATGTGTTGTTGGAGCGAGGCCTCAAGATGTTTGTGAAAACAGTAGCGTGTCATCCAGAACAGACTACAGATAGGATCTACTCTGCCTACTGGAGACTCTTCAGACACTCTGAGAAG gTCCATGTCAACCTGCTGCTGATGGAGGCTCGACTACAGGCTgctctactatacacactacgggCTGTCACACGCTACATGACATGA